CCCTTACACCCTTACACCCCTCTTTCAAGCTAAGAAAATGAGTTTAAGAACTTACAAAAAACTAATAGCAAAAAATTTTTCTCAAGATTTTAAATCGGCTATCGAAATCATAGAAACTCCTATTCCTGAATCTAATGCTGATGAAATAGTCATTCGCAACAAATTTGCTGGTATCAATAGCGGGTTTGATACATTACTGTGCCAAGGAAAAGTTCCTTACGTTAACTTGACTCCCCCTTTTGATTTAGGAGTAGAAGCTGTTGGCGAAGTGGTAGGTGTAGGAGAGAATATTCAAAATTTTCAAGTTGGTGATGCTGTGGTAACTACTGTGCGTGGTGGTGGTTATCGCGAATACCAAGCTATCAATGCTAACTTAGCAGTAAAGGTACGGGAAGTAACTCCAGAAGTATTAACTTTAATGCCAACAGGAATATCAGCTTTGGTGGCATTAGAAAAAGTAGGGGAGATAAAAAGCAATGAAGTTGTCTTAGTAACAGCAGCAGCAGGAGGAACCGGGCATATTGCAGTACAGTTAGCTAAGTTAGCAGGTAATCACGTCATCGGTACTTGTAGTTCACAAAAAAAAGCAGAGTTGCTTGCAAGTGTGGGATGCGATCGCATTATCAACTACCGCACAGAAAACCTCGATCAAGTTCTCAAACAAGAATATCCTAACGGCATTAATTTAATTTTCGATTGTGTTGGCAGGGAAGTTTTCGATACCTGCTTAGAAAATTTGGCAATTCGCGGACGTTTAGTTGTGGTTGGTTTTATTTCCGAATATGGTAAAAATCTGGAAGAGGTAACACAACCACGCATCTATCACAAACTATTTTGGAAAGCTGCTTCTGTGCGCGGTTTTCTCATGCCTCTTTATCAAGAATATGCAGCCGAAGCACGCGATCGCCTGTTACATCTTTTCTACACCAATCACCTCAAAGTTGCCGTCGATCCAACCCAATTCCAAGGCATAGAATCCATCCCGGCTGCGGTTGAATATTTACTCAGCGGCAAAAATTGCGGCAAAGTTGTTGTGAGGTTTAGTCATTAGTCATTAGTCATTAGTTAGTAGGGGCGGGTTTATTTATGTATCTTCGCCATCTTCGAGAGATTGCTGTTAAAACCCGCCCGTACAGTATTAGTTGGTAGAGACGGGATTAATCTCGTCTGTACATTATCTGTACATTAGTAGTTAATGATATGCAATGGTGCGATCGCTTGTAAATTCAGATCTTGCACCTCACCCATAAAACGCCTAGAACTAAAGTTCCTCTTTTATAGTTCAAGTCAGTTAAAACTGACTGAAAATTTTACTTAGTCTGCTTAAGCAGACTTTAGCTTTAAGCCAAGAAATAAATTTCTTGGCGGACAAGAACTCAGATGCAAGATTTGAGTAAAGTAAAATTCAGCTATTGCACTAAATACTGCCATAAACAGGAACTGCCGCACCTCGAATATCTTTAGCAGCTTCTGAAGCTAAAAAGCAAATGACTTCGGCTAAAGATTCAGGTTTTACCCATTGATCGGCATTTTCTTCACCCATAGACTCGCGGTTAGTGGGAGTGTCGATGACGCTGGGAAGAACAACATTAGCAGTGATATTAGTACCCTTGGTTTCGTCGGCGATCGCTTTTGTGAGAGCAACAACACCAGCTTTAGCAGCACAATATGCCGCCAGTTGCCCAGTTGGTTCTACTGCACCTCTAGAGCCAACAGTAACAATACGTCCGTAACCATTTTGCAACATACTTTTCAGGCTATGTTTGCAAACTAGGAAAGTCGTATTTAAATTTATATCAAAATCACGTCTCCAATTCTCAAAACTGTATTCGTGGGTTTTTCCCATCGAAAAGCCACCCACTAGATGAATCAATACATCGACTCGCGCTATCTGGTTAATGAGATTCTCTACCGAAGCTTCATCTTTTAAATCGGCAGTGACAAATTGAATTCTGGCAAAGTCGGCGGGTGAGAGAATACCTTTAAGTCGCTCGATGTCTTTGGGATTGCGATAGGGAATTGTCACTGCTGTTGCACCTTGCGCCAGAACCGTTGGTGTTACACCTAACCCTAAGCCACCAGTGCCGCCTGTAAGTAAAACGTGCTTGCCCTTTACCACTTTATGCACTCCTTTAGCCTTAAATATCAAGATAGCGCGATCACTACAGTTGTGCTTACACCTACCACGAGTTGGGAATGGTAGCCCAAAAGTTGCGGGAATATGAAGAGGCACGGCGCAATTATCAGCAAGCTTTGGAAATCAAAATCGAATATGGCGATCGCTACAGTTGTGCTTACACCTACCCTCAAAAACTCATTAATTACTACCATTTCTCTATTAAGATGCTCTTAGAGATGATTAGTAACTGGCGGTGCGTTACGGCTAGTTCTTACTTTCTTAAACTTTCAAATCCTTATATAGCCGTAACACACCCTACTTCATATTTACTTTACAAATGACTTCTTAATCTAGCCCGTGCAGGCGGGCTTAGTTCTTATAGCCCAACCCTTCTAGGGTTTGGGCGATACAAAAAATTATCGTTGTGGCAGTGCGATCGCATTTCTTTGGGGTGTGATTCATACAAGTGCGATCAATGGGAACAATAAATAAAAACCAGCCGAAAACCAAATCACTAATATGCTTCCACATCAACACCTAAATTCCCCCTCCCCCCTGCGGGAGGGGTGAGTTAATTTTCTGGTGGCAGGGTTCCAGAATTATTAATGGGTGGTTCGGTATACTCGCAAAATATATTCAGACTAATTTTAAGAATATACAAAACAATAACAGTAGCGATCACTGGATCAATTGGTATGCCATTTGCCCCTGCTATACCTACAAGGGAAACAATTAACCCTGTCAATAATGGCGCGCTTCCCGGATTTTTAGTATATTCGCTAACTTGACCGCGAAAACCATCGTCTCCACAGAGTTCCTTCCGTAATACCTTGAGCGTTACTTCCCAAAGAGATTTTTTCTTTGGCATTGCCATTAAACCGTGCTTTTCTACCCACATATCCTGAAAAGCATTTTTAATGTCACCATTATGCCTTTCCAACTCATCTAATGCGTGCTGTGCGGGTTCGTAATCTTGCAAAATATCTCGCGTTAAATCAATCTCGTGAGCTGTTAATTGAATATCCATTCCTAGCCCCTTTTTTGGACGAACTGCAAATAATCTACAATCTTCGAGCTTGAAATTTCAAAAAACAGTGTGCTTTTCAAATCTTAAAATTCGTGACTTCCAGTCGTCTAAGCTGTGAGTAGTGGGATTGTTTGTTAGGATGCGCTTATGTTTTGCCAAATGTAACAACTTTGCTCCTATCCAAAACAGGTAAATTAAATCCATAGCAACTCACATCCATTCATGTTTGGTGCAACCATGCAAATTACCCAACCTCTCCATACAGCAATTCTGGTTACAGATTTAGAACGCTCCGAACATTTTTATGGCACTGTATTGGGATTAACCAAAGTAGAACGCTCAATGAAATTCCCTGGTGCTTGGTATCAAGTCGGTGAGTATCAAGTTCACCTCATAGTTGCGCCAACTGTCCCCAATGAACCTAAACATGAAAAATGGGGACGCAATCCCCACATTGCTTTTTTAGTTTCCGACTTAGATGCCGCTAAACAGCAGCTTCTAAATTATAACTTTCTAGTGCAACCTAGCGCTTCTGGTCGCCCCGCTATTTTTACCCAAGATCCAGATGGAAATGTGATTGAGTTAAACCAGCAGTGAGTGTGCGACGCGGGGACACAGGAATAAGGGGAGCAGAGGAGAACAACCAGCTACTAACCACTGTACGGGCGGGTTTTAACAATAATCTCTCGAAGATAGCGAAGATACATAAATTAACTCGCACGCGGCTGTGCTACAAGTCGGCTCCGCCGACGGCAGTCGCTTTATGCCGGGAAACCCTTACTTTCGCTTATCCGCCTTCGGCGTCTACGCCAGTCGCTACAAGTCGGCACTAGACGTGTTCGCCGTCAGGCGTTGCGTTAGCTAGCGGCTACCCTCCGGGTAGCCGCTAGGGCGCGCTGGCTCCCCTACTAACCAATGACAAATGACTAATGACTACTCATGAAAATCTTCGCTTATACTTACACCGATCCGCTTCTGGAAAATCCTCCCGATCCCACAACTTGGGAATGGCAGGTAAATCGAATTTATCAAGATTTGGGAGAGCGATCGCAATTAGAACAATTCTTTGCAGACTCCACAACCGATCCACCCGATTGCCTTCTGATTCGCCGTTTGGAAGAATTGGGAGATTCTGTCGAACAAATAAGCGATCGCCTCTCGCAACTAGAAGCACTGGGGATAACGTTGATTGCATTTGAGCAGGGTTACAATTCTTCTGAACAATCTCCCCATCTCCGTGCTGAGTTGCTGAAATTATTACAAGAAATCCAGCATCAGCAACACAGCCGCCGCATTCGCCAAGGACACGCCCGCAACCGTTTAGATGCAACTCCTCCACCCGGTAAAGCTCCTTACGGCTATCGTCGTAGTAGAGATAAATACATCATAGACCGCAGCACTTCCCCAGTAGTCAAAGATTTTTTTGAACACTTCTTACTTTATGGTTCGCTGCGGGGAGCAGTGCGTTACTTGGCAAAAAAATACGGTAAGAAAATTTCTGTTACCACCGGACGACGTTGGTTGACTAATCCAGTGTATCGCGGTAATACAGCTTATCAAAACGGCGAAATTATCCCCAATACTCATCCTCCAATCCTTTCTAAAGAAGAAGCAGCACAAGTCGATCGGCTGTTGCGCCGCAATAGTCGTTTGCCATCGCGAACTGCTAGCGCACCGCGTTCTTTAGCCGGATTGGTAGTTTGTGGCGAATGTCAATCCCACATGGGTGTCTGTCGCGTCACAATTCGCAACCAAGATAAAGAGTATCTTTATCTACGTCCGATTAGTTGTCCTCAACGTCCTAAATGTCGTTCTATTTCCTATCAGCAAGTATTGGATAGTACTATTGGTGCAGTTTGCCGCGATTTGCCGATGGCAGTAGCAAAAATGAATTTTCCCCAGTTGGATGCAGTTAAAGATAATTTAGGAGAAGCGATCGCCCGTCAGCAAGCAATTCTTGAGCAGTTACCCAATTTAGTAGAAACTGGTGTGCTGGATACAGAAACAGCCAAATTAAGAACATACAAACTCCGCACCGAAATATCTGCACTTGAGGCGAAGTTAGCGACTTTACCACCAGTAAATCTGCGTTCTGTCGCTCAAGCTGTTTCTATTCCTCAATTTTGGTTAGATTTATCGGAAGCAGAGCGACGGTTTTATTTTCGCGAATTTATCCGCCAAATAGAAATTCTTCGTCAAGAAAAAGAATGGGAGTTACGAGTTATTTTTATTTTCTGATAGAAAGTAAAGAATTTCCAACTTATCACTCATTACTACATATCTTTATAAGCAACAATAGAATCGGCAACAAATGGAATTAATCTTGAAATAGATTCAAACCCAGGTTTCCAAGGCGCAATAATTTTTTCTACTAACGAACCTGGATATTTTGTCCATTTCCGTAAACCAGCACCAATCACTTTATAGCCACGACGCTGAAAATAACTACGTGGTACATAACTTAAGTGAGCATCAAAATCATTAAACCCAACTATAGTATCTGAACCGTCTCTAAAACATGGATAATTAGGTGTTGAAACTATCACTTTTTTATGAGCAGCATTCTCTAAAGCTTTGAGAAAATCTTCTACTTTTTCTTGTTCAATATGTTCAATGATTTCACACGCCAAAACTGTATCCCATTTTCCCGGTAAGGGTGATGGCAATACCTGATACCACACGTTCCGATAGCATTTCTGTTGAGAACAATATTCTACATTTGCTTGAAACGCATCAATACCATCAACTAATGGAGGTTTATCTAATCCAGCTTCCCAAAAATTAGCTTGAATTAAATTACCCCATCTTCCTAAGCCACAACCAACATCTAGTACTGTTTCTCCTGTAATTAAAGGAACAACTATTGGATCTAGATAAAGTGGAGAAGAACTCATAATTACTCCATATTAAAAATGACATTTTGTCACGATTTTTATAAGTAATTTCATCGAGATTTGTAAGCTAAAAAGCTCAATTAATTTAGAATTAGTTTTTTCATAATTTTGCCAATGGGGTTATTTTTTATTCGTTGCCAGCTAGGTGTTTTTAGCAAACGAGCTGCAAAATCAAGCTTCCGATCTATACTCAACTTACGTATCAAAGCTATGCCAAAATTATTGGGACTTGTATTAACCTCAACTAAATCAAAATGAGAATTATTTTGTAAAAACTTGTCAATAACGAATCTCGGCCCATCCCAGTCACAATCTTCAGGGTAGATATCATGTAATAAGATATATCCTCCAATTGAAACATGAGGATAAAAAAGTATTAAATCGGTAAGACATCCTCTTTTTGTATGATCTCCGTCAATAAACAGGAAATCAATGGGTTCATTAATTATTTCATGATATTTTTTACCCATTTCTTGAGAATTCATTTTATGAAACTTAATTCGATGGGAAAGTTGAGCAGTAGCGACAGATTCTTGGGCAAATTCAAGAGGATTACTCAAATATCCATACCGATGAGGTAGCCACGGCATAATATCATCAAATAAATCAACCGAGTGAATAGTTGCTGGGTTTCCTATTTGCTCTAAGCCAGCAGCCATCCATATAGTAGAAATACCTGTAAAACAACCAATCTCTAAAACATTTTTGGGTTTAATATTGCAAACTAAACTTTTCAGAAATTCCCCTTGCTCTGGTGATAAAGGAGAAGGATAATTAAAAGTTTTTTGATACATTTTAGTTAAAGTAATAGCCCAAGGAGATGTGCTATTTTTTAACCAGTCTGGGATTCTATAATAGTTGCGATCGCCTGTTATACCTTGAAATGAAAAATATTTATCAAAGAAGTCTTCAAGAGTATTTTTGGGAATATGTATGACATTCTGTAGTTTAACTGTATTAAAATTTTTATCTTTGACAAATGCTATCACATCTTCCGGTGTAACTCTGAGAATTTGAGATAATTCCTCGCTAGAGTAAAAAGTTTCATTATCATAATCTACAGGCATAATTTACCTCTTCTCTAATTTTGAAATTCAAACTTTATTTTGTGCCGAAAAATATTGGCTTTATCTAGATAAAGTAGAAAATAACTACAATGTAAACAAAAATGTTTTAATCAACTCCGAATCTAGTTGTAGGGTGTGTTGTCGCCAAGCACAACGCACCACATTAGATTCTGTATGCATTATGCCTAATGCCTATCAAGCATCCGATGCAAATCTTAGCCAACCATAGATAAAGAATTAGCTATCTGTTTCTCAAACACACCAAGCGATCGCACTACAGCCTGATCCATGTCGTAGTACTTATATTCAGCCAACCGCCCTACAAAGATGACTGTACCGTTCAGTTTCTCTACCTCTTTGAGATAAAGATCCAACCGCTCGCGATTCTCCTCACGAGGTATGGGATAATAGGGGTCGTTTTTCCCTGGTACGTAAGCTTGAGGATATTCCATCACTAAAGTAGTTTTGGGTGAGGTTTGCCCCGACAAATATTTTTGTTCTGTAATGCGGGTGATGTTGTACTCGTTGGGGTAATTAACCGTACCTACTTCTTGATAATATTCTTGATCCAAAGTATCAAACTGAAAGCGTAAACTACGATAAGGCAACTCACCATACATATAATCAAAGAAGGTATCAATCGGCCCAGTACAGATGATCCGGTTAAACTTAACGTCATTAATAATTTCCCGGTAATCTGCGTTCAGGAGTACCTTGATGTTGGGGTGAGCAAGCATTCGGCGAAACATCTCGGTATAACCGTGCTTTGGCATAGCCTGATATCTATCCTGAAAATAACGGTTATCCCGACTGATATAAACTGGAACACGTCCTGTTACTCCACGATCCAATTCTTCGGGTTTTAACTCCCACTGCTTCATTGTGTAGTGGAGAAAAACATTTTCATAAATGTAGTTGGCTAAAAAATCTAAATCTCCACTTGCACTTTCACGCAATTTGAGAATAGGAACTTTAACTCCAAAACCGAAGTGTTCTAAAAGCAAATTCTCCAACTTCTCTGCATAGCGTGGGGGAAAAAGAGCATAGAGAGAATTTAAATTAAAAGGAATAGGCACTTTCTTGCCTTCCACTACTCCCAACACATGATGATAGTAGTGTCTCCATTCAGTAAATTGAGAGAGATAATCCCAAGCTTTTTTAGACTTAGTATGAAAGATATGAGGGCCATATTTATGTACTAAGATACCATGCTCATTATAGGAATCGTAAGCATTACCGCCGATGTGATCTCGCCGTTCTACAATCAGCACTCGTTGTGCCAATTGAGTTGCAATTCTCTCAGCTAGCACGCAGCCTGAATATCCAGCCCCTATAATTAGCCAATCTGCTTTCATGCTGCTTCTCCTTGTCTAAAATAAGTTGAATCTTGAAACTTTGTTTTACTTTTGAGGTTCGAGATACTCTTGCCAAAATTGCATAGAGGTTAAATCGTTGAACGCTTTTTTCCACTCTGCATTAACACTTGACCATTTCAAACTATTTTTAATTACAGAGTTAAACCAAGAAAATAAAATATCAACTCCAGCTTTTTGCTCCAATTCATACTGATAAGAATTAGGATTTTCTTCTATGATATAAAGAATTCTTTTTTTAGCTAAGGCTTTACAAATTGAGTCACGTTCTTTGTCTTTGATACCTAATCTAATTACTGCACTTTCATTGGCAATTAAGAATCGCGGTAGTAAGTGACCATTAAGTGTTAACAAGCTAATCATTTTTTGAAATTTTCCAGCTTTAGTAATTTGATAACCTTCCGTGTTGGCAACATAATTAACTAGTATAGTTTGGTTTTTATAAGTTTTACTGGAATCAACAATCTTGGAATGCAGTAAATCTGGAGTATTATTTGTAATGAAATTGGGGCCTTGCATATAATCTTCAAAACCTTTGACTACCATTTGTGCAGAATTGTAATCAAAGATGAATAAATAATAGAGTATATTGTTTGTGAAAGTTTTAACTGTTTTCACGTATTCCAAAGAACTATGAATTGAATTGGTTATTAAGTGATTGCGAATATAATAGTAGAAATCCCAAATAGGTCTTTTAGCATAAAAAGGTTCGTGCCACACAGCTATAGACGGAAAAGCCACTATTCCATTCTCAAAATGTTCGTTAATTCTTAAACCAAATTCCATGTCATCTATTTTGATAAACAAGGGAAGTGGTAATCCAATTTTTTCGACGATTTCTTTAGAAAAGCCAAAAAACCAAAACCCCCCATAATCTATATTGTCTTCTACTAAAAGTGAGTTAAGCGTGGTAGTGTTTTGTAAATCAAGATTGTGTTTGAGAGGATAGCCTGTGAATTTATCCTGCTTGATGTTTCCTTCGTCATCGATGGATTTGTTATATATTGCTCCTGCTTCATACAAAATGTGTTTTTTGTATAAATCCAACATACTACCAGCTACAGCAAAATCCTGATTCGCATATTCATACAAAGAAAAAAGCCTATAAATAGCTTCACTATCTAACTCGATATCGTCATCCATAAACAAGAAGTGGGTATAAACGCCTTCTTGTAATGCTTCAATCAATCCTTTAGTAAAACCACCACTTCCACCGACATTGCGATTAGGAATTAGCTGCACTCTATAGTCTTTAAAATCACTCGAATTCAGAGTTTTACCATTATCTACTACAAAAACTTTGAATTTTTTATCCTGCAAAAACCTGTCTTGCAAAATAGTGTTGACTGTCTTTTTTACATAAACTTCTTTTTTGAATGTACAAGTGATGATAGCTAATGATACATCCCGATGCTTTTCTTGTTCAGTTACAATTAATCCTTCTGTAAATAAACCTTGTTGACTAAGACAAGTTATTTCCAGATAAATGCGACCAGCTTTTTGATTTTGCTTGAGTTCTGGCAAGATAATTTTTACATAATCTGATAATTGACAATTCTTAATCTTTTGACTGTAAATAAGTTCTCTGGTACTTAATTCCGAAGTTTCTCGATAAGCAAAAACTTCAAAATCTCCCTCTAATTTTAGTAAATAATGAAGTGAATTTATAGAGGTATATTTTGTATAGTGTTTTTCATATATTGAATTGAAATAAGTGTTCAAAGATATAGTACTATCTTCATGTAAAACAATTTGATTGCTGTCTTCATTCAAATTAATTGATATATTATTAACAACCTTGAAGTATAAATCAGAAATCTCAAAGTTTTGAGGAAATTGAACTCTGCTAACTATGTTCATATGCTTCCTACCTTTTAGGCGTGTTTACTAAGAAAATGTTGTCAAATCTCAAATGCCAATCTTGGAAATTTACTTAGGCAAAGCATTTTACCTTCTGCCTACTGCCTTAACTTGCTGTAAATACTGGTGGGTATAATCTACAAATGGTTGATAAGCTGCTTGAGGAGATAGCTTGGCGATCGCGTACCTGTGAGCTTGTTCCTCCATCCACTGACGCTTTTCTTTTTTGGTTATAACTGTGTGTATGGCTGCTGCGAAATCTTCAGGCGTATCTGCTACCAGAACAGCACTACCAACAACCTCTTGTAGTCCTTGAACGCCTACACTGGTAGAAATACAAGCGCGCCCATAGGACATTGCCTCTACAAGTTTAATTTTCAGCCCGCTACCAGCCAATAAAGGAATCAGACAGAGTTCAGCCGCGCTGTATTCTGCTTCCAAATCGTCAACTCTACCTAAAAAGCGAACATTTGGATAATTTCCTTGAATTAAATTACACACAAGACCACATACGTGGAGAGTCAGATTGGGCATTGACTCTATAACCCTTAGCCACACATCCTCAAGAAACCACTTAAGACCATAGTAGTTGTGATCTGCACCACTACCTACAAATAGGCAACGACCGGGTACTTGCTTGTCGGTATGAGAGTGATATATTGCAGATATGGGCATCGAAATGACATCACACTGAGATACCATTTCCTTAAAAAACTTAGCATCCTCTTCCTGAATAGCTAGCAGCACTTGTGCTTTACGTAACTGTACAACTTCCTTATTCCTATCCCATTCTGAAATATCTATGTGTGCTCCGATTTGTTTTAAATCTGCAACTCTTCTATGAAGAATGTCATGTGTTAATATGACTTTTAATATTGATACATCAGTAGAAATAACATCAAACACATTACTTAGCCAAGCGTAATTAGCTACTACAACATCTGGCTTAAATCTAGCAAACTGTGAACCTGCAAAAGCTACTTCCTCTGGAGTTGCCAAAATATCCCACTTTTGAGTAAAAATCACATATAAAGGCTTTATCTGTCGTTTATTTCTGGCAGAACGGTAAATGTTTTTTAACTTTTCTGGTAAGCGATCATAAGCCAATCGTAATAACTCAATTAACCAATCTGATAAAGAGTTAAATCTAAGCAGAAGACGACCTATTCTCAAGTTATTTTTAACTGACACATTAGCAAGTGTTGCCAGTGTAGGCGGAATGATATACCAGGGAGTTCTACCATTAGGTGATGAATTAATAAGTACATACTCAATTTCATAACCAGCTTGCCGCAAGTACTGCATAAAATCAAGTATATAAGTAGAATTACCAGCAGTGTTCTCGACAGGAATATCTCTACTAATAAATTGAATTTTGATATGTCGATTAATACTTTCTCTCAACATATATTTAACTACCATTATCAGTTTTAAGCTTGCTGTAATTATTAATAAATAGCTTAATTAAAATTTTAAAATTAATAAAACTAACTATCTAATTAAGCATTTTCTCTAATAAATCTAGAACTTTTTTGTTATACTCTTTGGCAAAAATATAGGCATTTTGTGAGAGATGACTAGACAATATTGGATTTGTCATAACTTGAATGATAGATTGAGCAAATTCATCTAAATTGTTAGCAATGATAAAAGCTTTATTAGCTCCTTGCTCCAGCCCTTTAGCACCTTCAGGTGTTGTAATCAAGACTTTAGATTGTCCTAAAGCTTCAATAGTTTTGATTTTTAAACCTGTCCCAAATAGAATAGGGTTAATAACTATATCAGCAGTATCATAAACCTCGTCTATGTTCTGCATATATCCAAGTTTTATGCATCCGTCAGTATCCTCTACTACTTCACAAATATTTCCTGCGATCGCTAGTTGAACATCAGGAAGCTTTGCTCTAACTTTTGGTAAAACTTCTCTAATAAAGTAGCCAAAGCTATGAATATTGATTTCATTTCTAGAAGCTACATAAAGAATTTTTCTGCGAAGCGATACTATCTGTTTTGGTCTACGCAGGGGAACGGTATGACCTATAGTGATAACTTTGTTTCCTACTAGCTTTTTAAAATATTCTTCTTCTTCTTTTTGTACGGCTATAACTAAATCTGCTCGGCAAAGCCCCTTTATTTCCTCTTTAATAGTTGTAGAGTACCAATAATATTGTTGACCGTTATTTTTATATAAATTCACTCGATCATTGAATATATCGTGGGTATCAATTATTTTCAAAACATCTTTACTAAAATATTTTAGAGCTTTGGAGAAAAATACATATTCAACAATTACAATATCAGGCTTAATTTTTGTTTGTAATTCTACTAAAAACTGATTAATAGAATTGTCATACCAATCATCCACTGTACCAGGGAATTTAGGATAGTTGGTTAGAAAACATCTTAATTTTCTAATAATTCTTGCAATTAAACTTCGTTTTCTGTGCCAGCAATCTGTGTAAGGTAAAGAGTAGAAATTTTCCCCCCAAGTTTGGCGCATCAAATCTTCATCTGCTATCTCCTGCTGAATGTACAAAAAATGTACTTCATGACCTAGATTTTTTAGGTTTATTAACAAATTATAAATTCTAGTTCGATTACCTGCATTTTGAGGATGGGAGGGAACAGGAGATATTACTAGTACTTTTTTTGATGTACTAGTTACTTTATTTTGACTGAAAAAAACAGGAGCTGTATCCAAAATACAACTTTGAAACATAGAAATTTCCTTTTATCTATTTTCTGCTTTAGAATTCTGGGTTAAACAATTGAAAAATTTTACAACCATTCAACTTGCCAAGCTTTTTCCGATAACTTAGCTTTCCTCCTTCCAGTGGCTTCAGCTTGAATAATTAGTAAATCCATAGGAGTGATTAACAAGTCTAAAAGAGTAGCTTTACCTATAATCATTTTCGCAACATTAATCGGCAATTCTTTTAGTAGCCAACCTATCCAGCG
This Chlorogloeopsis sp. ULAP01 DNA region includes the following protein-coding sequences:
- a CDS encoding zinc-binding dehydrogenase; its protein translation is MSLRTYKKLIAKNFSQDFKSAIEIIETPIPESNADEIVIRNKFAGINSGFDTLLCQGKVPYVNLTPPFDLGVEAVGEVVGVGENIQNFQVGDAVVTTVRGGGYREYQAINANLAVKVREVTPEVLTLMPTGISALVALEKVGEIKSNEVVLVTAAAGGTGHIAVQLAKLAGNHVIGTCSSQKKAELLASVGCDRIINYRTENLDQVLKQEYPNGINLIFDCVGREVFDTCLENLAIRGRLVVVGFISEYGKNLEEVTQPRIYHKLFWKAASVRGFLMPLYQEYAAEARDRLLHLFYTNHLKVAVDPTQFQGIESIPAAVEYLLSGKNCGKVVVRFSH
- the fabG gene encoding 3-oxoacyl-ACP reductase FabG → MVKGKHVLLTGGTGGLGLGVTPTVLAQGATAVTIPYRNPKDIERLKGILSPADFARIQFVTADLKDEASVENLINQIARVDVLIHLVGGFSMGKTHEYSFENWRRDFDINLNTTFLVCKHSLKSMLQNGYGRIVTVGSRGAVEPTGQLAAYCAAKAGVVALTKAIADETKGTNITANVVLPSVIDTPTNRESMGEENADQWVKPESLAEVICFLASEAAKDIRGAAVPVYGSI
- a CDS encoding VOC family protein, which encodes MQITQPLHTAILVTDLERSEHFYGTVLGLTKVERSMKFPGAWYQVGEYQVHLIVAPTVPNEPKHEKWGRNPHIAFLVSDLDAAKQQLLNYNFLVQPSASGRPAIFTQDPDGNVIELNQQ
- a CDS encoding recombinase family protein: MKIFAYTYTDPLLENPPDPTTWEWQVNRIYQDLGERSQLEQFFADSTTDPPDCLLIRRLEELGDSVEQISDRLSQLEALGITLIAFEQGYNSSEQSPHLRAELLKLLQEIQHQQHSRRIRQGHARNRLDATPPPGKAPYGYRRSRDKYIIDRSTSPVVKDFFEHFLLYGSLRGAVRYLAKKYGKKISVTTGRRWLTNPVYRGNTAYQNGEIIPNTHPPILSKEEAAQVDRLLRRNSRLPSRTASAPRSLAGLVVCGECQSHMGVCRVTIRNQDKEYLYLRPISCPQRPKCRSISYQQVLDSTIGAVCRDLPMAVAKMNFPQLDAVKDNLGEAIARQQAILEQLPNLVETGVLDTETAKLRTYKLRTEISALEAKLATLPPVNLRSVAQAVSIPQFWLDLSEAERRFYFREFIRQIEILRQEKEWELRVIFIF
- a CDS encoding methyltransferase domain-containing protein is translated as MSSSPLYLDPIVVPLITGETVLDVGCGLGRWGNLIQANFWEAGLDKPPLVDGIDAFQANVEYCSQQKCYRNVWYQVLPSPLPGKWDTVLACEIIEHIEQEKVEDFLKALENAAHKKVIVSTPNYPCFRDGSDTIVGFNDFDAHLSYVPRSYFQRRGYKVIGAGLRKWTKYPGSLVEKIIAPWKPGFESISRLIPFVADSIVAYKDM
- a CDS encoding CmcI family methyltransferase encodes the protein MPVDYDNETFYSSEELSQILRVTPEDVIAFVKDKNFNTVKLQNVIHIPKNTLEDFFDKYFSFQGITGDRNYYRIPDWLKNSTSPWAITLTKMYQKTFNYPSPLSPEQGEFLKSLVCNIKPKNVLEIGCFTGISTIWMAAGLEQIGNPATIHSVDLFDDIMPWLPHRYGYLSNPLEFAQESVATAQLSHRIKFHKMNSQEMGKKYHEIINEPIDFLFIDGDHTKRGCLTDLILFYPHVSIGGYILLHDIYPEDCDWDGPRFVIDKFLQNNSHFDLVEVNTSPNNFGIALIRKLSIDRKLDFAARLLKTPSWQRIKNNPIGKIMKKLILN
- the glf gene encoding UDP-galactopyranose mutase, whose product is MKADWLIIGAGYSGCVLAERIATQLAQRVLIVERRDHIGGNAYDSYNEHGILVHKYGPHIFHTKSKKAWDYLSQFTEWRHYYHHVLGVVEGKKVPIPFNLNSLYALFPPRYAEKLENLLLEHFGFGVKVPILKLRESASGDLDFLANYIYENVFLHYTMKQWELKPEELDRGVTGRVPVYISRDNRYFQDRYQAMPKHGYTEMFRRMLAHPNIKVLLNADYREIINDVKFNRIICTGPIDTFFDYMYGELPYRSLRFQFDTLDQEYYQEVGTVNYPNEYNITRITEQKYLSGQTSPKTTLVMEYPQAYVPGKNDPYYPIPREENRERLDLYLKEVEKLNGTVIFVGRLAEYKYYDMDQAVVRSLGVFEKQIANSLSMVG